A region of Selenomonadales bacterium 4137-cl DNA encodes the following proteins:
- a CDS encoding SDR family NAD(P)-dependent oxidoreductase, with translation MSQDGMLDFEGKMIIVSGASSGIGKACAVTLLEHGATVVGFDTAGATINTARYMHHIVDVSDESDIQAAFEKLGAMQVFGLVNCAGVFAKAKPFYEQTVDEWNRVIGTNLTGTFLLSKYVSKEMIKNSVAGRIVNISCLRSRIFRPNMASYAASKAGVVALTAAMSLDLANSNICVNSVAPGFIYTGMTAAAFDMPEVRKASEDLIPLKRLGQPEDISSVVLFLLSDMAAYINGETIFVDGGYKILK, from the coding sequence AAGGTAAGATGATTATAGTATCGGGGGCCAGTTCAGGTATTGGCAAAGCGTGTGCGGTTACTTTACTGGAACATGGAGCAACGGTAGTTGGATTTGATACTGCTGGGGCGACGATAAACACCGCACGGTATATGCACCATATCGTCGATGTCAGTGACGAAAGCGATATTCAGGCGGCTTTTGAAAAGCTTGGCGCTATGCAAGTTTTCGGTCTTGTAAACTGCGCCGGAGTATTTGCAAAGGCGAAGCCTTTTTATGAGCAAACCGTAGATGAATGGAACAGAGTAATCGGAACAAATCTTACGGGGACATTCCTATTATCGAAGTACGTTTCAAAAGAAATGATTAAAAATAGCGTCGCCGGGAGAATAGTTAATATAAGTTGCTTGCGGTCCCGGATTTTTCGGCCGAATATGGCGAGTTATGCCGCTTCGAAAGCAGGGGTAGTGGCGCTAACAGCCGCGATGTCGTTGGATTTGGCAAACAGCAACATTTGCGTCAATTCAGTTGCGCCTGGCTTCATCTATACGGGGATGACTGCTGCGGCGTTTGATATGCCCGAGGTTAGAAAAGCGTCGGAAGATTTGATTCCTTTAAAAAGACTTGGGCAACCGGAGGACATTTCAAGTGTCGTACTTTTCTTACTGTCAGATATGGCTGCGTACATAAATGGTGAAACGATTTTCGTGGATGGCGGATACAAGATATTAAAATAG